The DNA region GAGCAAGTTCGCAATCTTCTGCACTGAGCCTTTCCGCATTCCCTTCGCGGGTCGTGTCGACGTTGCTTGCTTTGACAAGACCGGTACTTTGACTGGTGAGGACCTCGTTGTCGACGGTATTGCTGGTCTCAAATTGGGTCAACAGGGTGCAAAGGTCGAGGCGGATGGAGCGCACACGGAACTGGCTAAGGCCGACAGCATTGACATCAACACGACTCTCGTTCTTGCTAGCGCGCATGCCCTGGTCAAATTGGACGAGGGCGAGGTTGTTGGCGATCCCATGGAAAAGGCTACCCTGGAATGGCTCGGTTGGACTCTTGGTAGAAACGACACTCTTACTCGCAAGGCTGGCCCGGCTAGCGGTTCTCCTACCAGCTTCGTTGAATCTGTCCAAGTCAAGAGACGCTTCCAGTTCTCTTCGGCCTTAAAGCGCCAGAGCACGATTGCGTCCATTACTAGTGGCGACCGGAAGACGTCCAAGCGAAGCAAATCTACCTTCGTGAGTGTCAAGGGTGCGCCTGAGACTATCCGGACTATGCTTGTTGAGACGCCCCCGCACTACGAAGAGACCTTCAAGTACTTCACGCGCAACGGGGCCCGTGTGCTTGCTCTCGCCTGCAAGACTCTTTCGCCCGAGGCTGAGCTTTCCCAAGGACGTATCAACGACTACGCCAGAGATGAAATTGAGTCCAACTTGACTTTCGCTGGTTTCCTTGTTTTGCAGTGCCCCCTGAAGGAAGACGCCATCAAGGCCGTGCGCATGTTGAATGAGAGTAGCCATCGTGTCGTTATGATTACTGGTGACAACCCTCTTACTGCCTGTCACGTTGCGCGTCAAGTCGAAATTGTTGACCGTGATGTTCTAATTCTTGATGCGCCTGAAAACGACTTCTCGGGAACCCGCCTTGTCTGGCGAAGCATTGATGACAAGTTCAACAAGGACGTTGACCCTACTCAAGATCTGGACCCAAAGATTCTCGACACCAAGGACATTTGTATTACCGGTTACGCTCTGGCCAAGTTCAAAGGCCAAAAGGCCTTTGTCAACCTTCTTCGCCACACATGGGTCTACGCTCGTGTCTCCCCGAAGCAAAAGGAAGACATTCTTCTGGGTCTCAAGGATGGCGGCTACACTACTCTGATGTGCGGTGACGGCACCAACGATGTCGGAGCCTTGAAGCAGGCCCATGTCGGTGTTGCGCTTCTAAACGGTTCTCCTGAAGACCTCGCCAAGATCGCTGAGCACTATcggacgacgaagatgaaggagaTCTATGAGAAGCAGGTTGGCATGATGCAACGATTCAACCAGCCCTCGCCTCCGGTTCCCGTGCAGATCGCTCACCTCTACCCTCCTGGTCCCAGCAACCCACACTACCAGAAGGCCATGGAACGCGAAACCCAGCGCCGTGGTGCTGCCGCTCTCGCTGCAGTCAACAACGCGCAGTCCGATGTCGTTGAGACGGTCACTTCTCCGCAAGCACAGGCTCTGCAACAGTCCATGACtccccagcagcagcgccagcaGCAGGCCTCCGTGGCCGCCGCTGGCTTTGCCGACAAGCTTACCTCGTCCATGATGGAACAGGAGATGGATGAGAACGAACCTCCGACTATCAAGCTGGGTGATGCCTCTGTGGCGGCGCCCTTCACTAGCAAGCTGGCCAACGTTATTGCCATTCCCAACATTCTCCGTCAGGGCCGATGTACCCTCGTTGCGACTATTCAGATGTACAAGATTCTCGCCCTGAACTGTTTGATTAGTGCATACAGTTTGAGTGTTATCTATCTCGACGGTATCAAGTTTGGTGATGGTCAGGTCACTATTAGCGGTATGCTGATGAGTGTCTGCTTCCTTTCAATTTCGCGTGCCAAGGTATGTTCTTTGTCCTCCTAATGAAATATTAGATTCTAATATGCTTTGTAGTCTGTGGAAGGTCTGTCCAAAGAACGACCGCAACCGAACATCTTCAACATCTACATCATTGGTTCCATtcttgggcagttcgccaTTCACATTGCTACTTTGATTTACCTGTCGAACTATGTCTACTCCATTGAGCCGTACGTATTTCACCTGTGGATCTCTAGTATAACATGCTAACAGTCCCACAGGAGATCAAACGACATCGACCTCGAAGGCGAATTCGAGCCCTCCCTCCTCAACAGCGCCATCTACCTCCTGCAGCTCATCCAGCAAATCTCGACCTTCTCCATCAACTACCAAGGCCGGCCCTTCCGCGAGTCCATCCGCGAGAACAAAGCCATGTACTGGGGTCTTGTCGCCGCCTCCGGTGTCGCCTTCTCCTGCGCCACGGAGTTTATCCCCGAAGTCAACGAGAAACTGCGTCTGGTTCCCTTCAGCACGGAATTTAAGCTTACCCTGACCATCCTCATGATCCTGGACTACGCAGGCTGCTGGGTTATCGAGAAGGTGCTGAAGCATTTCTTCAGTGACTTCCGGCCAAAGGACATTGCTTCGCGGAGACCGGAGCAGTTACAGAGGGAGAGGACTAGGAAGGCGATGGAGGAGTTGCAGGCTTTggcggagaaggagagacAGAGGAAGGTTTAGTTTAGATATCTATGGATCGTTTTGTATTTGCTAGGAGTATCTATTTTGTTGGGGTTGAATGATGATTTAGATTTCTATAGAGTGAGAGACTTGCAAAATATGATGTGGTAAACATTTTTTACACAGTAGTCCAGCTGCCATTATCTAGATGCAGTTTTAGGCGTAATTGATGGCGGGAACGTAATCTTTTGATTCTCTACGTATCAGCATCAGAAACAAGAACTTCATCAACTGATACGGGGCACAGAGCACAGGGCACACATTTGCCTTGACCATCTCAATAAAAacagaagaaagaacaaCCCGGAAACCCATGACGACGCTCAtcgccggtggtggtggtggctctCCCTCTTATAACAACCGACTGGACTggaacaccagcaccagcgcgCCCCCCGGAAAATTAAAACGCGGGGATGACCTAGAACCGGGCTGGAATACACTGGAACTATTAGGGCTGGAATCCCGGTCCAGTCAGAGTGCAGCTTTGCCGCTGGTAGACTCGCCCGCTGTGATGTCAGACAGGGTCATAGGTATCACTTCAAGCCCTAATATGGCGCCACGAGGGGGTTATAAGGAGCGTTGATGATTGCTTGTTGAGTTTGTTTTGGATAGCAGATCAAAACTGGCCAGCTTTGATTTGATAGGAAAGGCAACTTCCACAAACGTTTCTCACTTCATTTCGTTCCAAAATATAAATCAAAAAATAGCAAAAACTTGGGAAAAAGACAAAACCCCCCACCAAAAAAATACCAAAATGACCGACTACACCGACACAAACACCTACGGCACCACAGGTACCGCCTACGGCACCGCCGGCAACACCTACGACAACACGGGCACTGCCTACGGCACCACGGGCTACGGCACGACCGCCCGCGACTACGACACAACCGGCTACGGAACAACAGGCTACGGCACCACGGGCTACGGCACCACTGGCTACGGAAGCCGCTACGGGTCCAACGCGTACGACAACACCTACGGCACAACGACCTACGACAACGGCTACGGGACCACAGCGTATGACCCCAGTACTGGGGCGTACGATCAGCACATGGATTATCGGACTGATGGGAGCCAGAGACATCATCGGGAGCGGGTGAATCCGAGTGGGACGTATCGGCATCGGGATGTGGATAGACGGGATGATGGAAGTACGAGGGTGCATAGGGAGTATGATAATCCGAATACCGGGACGAGTTATCATCGGGATTTTGAGCGGTAatggtttcttttctgtgTGCAGGGGGAATAAGATGGGTTTGGCGTTTGgggaggatgagaaggttAGATGGGGGGAGCGGTAGGTAATGGGTGGTGGATTGTATATATGGGATA from Aspergillus chevalieri M1 DNA, chromosome 2, nearly complete sequence includes:
- a CDS encoding ion-transporting P-type ATPase SPF1 (COG:P;~EggNog:ENOG410PFI2;~InterPro:IPR018303,IPR023298,IPR023299,IPR001757, IPR036412,IPR008250,IPR023214,IPR006544;~PFAM:PF00122,PF00702;~TransMembrane:9 (o26-44i56-75o221-241i411-430o1051-1071i1078-1096o1116-1136i1195-1215o1235-1253i);~go_component: GO:0016021 - integral component of membrane [Evidence IEA];~go_function: GO:0000166 - nucleotide binding [Evidence IEA];~go_function: GO:0016887 - ATPase activity [Evidence IEA];~go_process: GO:0006812 - cation transport [Evidence IEA]), with amino-acid sequence MAKLVDDPQIKYASLHNPLPIQLHTYVWPFLIIWPAFFAFYLSPERYDKYIQGQEWTFVWSGTIITLQSLLWLMTKWNINIETLFTATRANSLDTAQLIKVIPDANAGSAEICPLVHEVKDGKKTFSFLFQKRRFLYYAERRCFAPLTYVLDDEPKPAIKYFQQNRGFDTEAEINRIQEHYGDNKFDIPVPGFVELWKEHAVAPFFVFQIFCVGLWMLDEYWYYSLFTLFMLVAFESTVVWQRQRTLTEFRGMNIKPYDVWVYRNKKWQETTSDKLLPGDLMSVNRTKEDSGVACDILLIEGSAIVNEAMLSGESTPLLKDSIQLRPADDLIEPEGLDKNAFVHGGTKVLQITHPNTSAEGTEQQKPSIPAPPDNGALGVVVKTGFETSQGNLVRTMIYSTERVSANNAEALLFILFLLFFALAASWYVWQEGVAKDRKRSKLLLDCVLIITSVVPPELPMELSLAVNTSLAALSKFAIFCTEPFRIPFAGRVDVACFDKTGTLTGEDLVVDGIAGLKLGQQGAKVEADGAHTELAKADSIDINTTLVLASAHALVKLDEGEVVGDPMEKATLEWLGWTLGRNDTLTRKAGPASGSPTSFVESVQVKRRFQFSSALKRQSTIASITSGDRKTSKRSKSTFVSVKGAPETIRTMLVETPPHYEETFKYFTRNGARVLALACKTLSPEAELSQGRINDYARDEIESNLTFAGFLVLQCPLKEDAIKAVRMLNESSHRVVMITGDNPLTACHVARQVEIVDRDVLILDAPENDFSGTRLVWRSIDDKFNKDVDPTQDLDPKILDTKDICITGYALAKFKGQKAFVNLLRHTWVYARVSPKQKEDILLGLKDGGYTTLMCGDGTNDVGALKQAHVGVALLNGSPEDLAKIAEHYRTTKMKEIYEKQVGMMQRFNQPSPPVPVQIAHLYPPGPSNPHYQKAMERETQRRGAAALAAVNNAQSDVVETVTSPQAQALQQSMTPQQQRQQQASVAAAGFADKLTSSMMEQEMDENEPPTIKLGDASVAAPFTSKLANVIAIPNILRQGRCTLVATIQMYKILALNCLISAYSLSVIYLDGIKFGDGQVTISGMLMSVCFLSISRAKSVEGLSKERPQPNIFNIYIIGSILGQFAIHIATLIYLSNYVYSIEPRSNDIDLEGEFEPSLLNSAIYLLQLIQQISTFSINYQGRPFRESIRENKAMYWGLVAASGVAFSCATEFIPEVNEKLRLVPFSTEFKLTLTILMILDYAGCWVIEKVLKHFFSDFRPKDIASRRPEQLQRERTRKAMEELQALAEKERQRKV
- a CDS encoding uncharacterized protein (COG:S;~EggNog:ENOG410Q26K), with protein sequence MTDYTDTNTYGTTGTAYGTAGNTYDNTGTAYGTTGYGTTARDYDTTGYGTTGYGTTGYGTTGYGSRYGSNAYDNTYGTTTYDNGYGTTAYDPSTGAYDQHMDYRTDGSQRHHRERVNPSGTYRHRDVDRRDDGSTRVHREYDNPNTGTSYHRDFER